In Miscanthus floridulus cultivar M001 chromosome 5, ASM1932011v1, whole genome shotgun sequence, one genomic interval encodes:
- the LOC136454705 gene encoding uncharacterized protein codes for MALFVKNFSKFMKKKGYKSRKRRDNFKNKDQVRRCFRCKSKDHILADCPYNSDNEEDEKKKEKEKEKKEKKMSFKKKKKKIGGSYVVTWDSDASLDSDESSDDEKTSKKKALASITVNNKPSLFETPSCFMAKSSKVKYDESDGDDCESGDCGTVNDEEYSKEVLMDMMEQAHECLELKSKECKDLCKKYKSLEQTFDELNATHKRLMEAHEKLGKAHSKLEKAHSSLLEKDKHKHYYFHLIY; via the exons atggctctatttgtgaagaactttagcaagttcatgaagaagaagggctataagTCAAGAAAGAGAAGGGACAATTTCAAGAACAAAGATCAAGTGAGAAGGTGCTTTAGATGCAAGAGCAAGGATCACATCTTGGcggattgtccatacaatagtgacaatgaagaggatgaaaagaagaaagaaaaggagaaggaaaagaaagagaagaagatgtcattcaagaagaagaagaagaagataggtGGCTCTTATGTGgtgacttgggatagtgatgcttctttagatagtgatgagtctagtgatgatgagaagacatccaagaagaaggcacttgcaagtatCACCGTCAACAACAAGCCTTCGCTCTTCGAAacaccatcatgcttcatggctaagtcctctaaggtaaaatatgatgaaagTGATGGTGATGATTGTGAAAGTGGTGATTGTGGGACTGTtaatgatgaggagtactcaaaGGAGGTCCTCATGGACATGATGGAACAAGCTCATGAGTGTCTTGAGCTAAAGAGCAAGGAGTGCAAAGACTTGTGCAAGAAATACAAAtctcttgagcaaacctttgatgagctaaatgctactcataagaggctaatggaagcccatgagaagcttggcaaagctcactctaagcttgaaaaggcccaCTCCTCTCTCCTAGAGAAAGACAAGCATAAG cactactacttccacctTATCTACtaa